Proteins encoded within one genomic window of Ursus arctos isolate Adak ecotype North America unplaced genomic scaffold, UrsArc2.0 scaffold_7, whole genome shotgun sequence:
- the LOC130543069 gene encoding olfactory receptor 6C74-like gives MGNRTTVQEFILEGFPAIQNQGKVLFLVHLLAYLASMAGNAVIVTITCADSRLHTPMYFFLSIFSFLECGVVSAVIPKLLVIFLLDRKIISFLACFIQAFIVLFLGAAGFLLIAVMSLDWYVAICKPLHYPTIMNLKTCFLLVTACFALAFPLITGLVIKVSQLSFCGPHVILHFFCDLSPLIHLSCSDTRSAEMLALVLALFILLTSFIITTVAYSNIVVTILRLPSAREKKKAFSTCSSHLIVLSLMYGSCVFIYVKPKQTNRLDSNRGAALVNTVVTPLLNPVIYTLRNKLVHRALRETMCRMKILRIK, from the coding sequence ATGGGGAATAGGACAACTGTACAAGAATTCATCTTGGAGGGGTTTCCTGCCATCCAAAACCAGGGGAAAGTCCTATTCCTGGTGCACCTGCTGGCGTACCTGGCATCCATGGCAGGCAATGCTGTCATAGTAACCATCACCTGTGCTGACTCCCGGCTCCACACACCtatgtactttttcctcagcATTTTCTCCTTCTTGGAGTGTGGTGTCGTAAGTGCCGTTATTCCTAAGTTGCTGGTCATCTTTCTTTTAGACAGgaaaatcatttcctttcttgcttGTTTCATACAAGCCTTTATCGTTTTATTTCTGGGAGCAGCAGGTTTCCTCCTTATAGCAGTAATGTCTCTGGATTGGTATGTGGCCATTTGCAAGCCTCTGCATTACCCGACAATCATGAACCTAAAGACTTGCTTCCTCCTGGTCACTGCCTGCTTTGCTTTAGCCTTCCCTCTCATCACTGGTCTGGTAATAAAGGTTTCCCAGTTATCCTTCTGTGGCCCCCATGTCATCCTCCACTTCTTCTGTGACCTTAGCCCCCTGATTCATCTCTCCTGTTCTGACACCAGGTCTGCTGAAATGTTGGCCTTAGTTCTTGCTTTGTTTATCCTTTTGACATCCTTTATCATAACCACTGTTGCATACAGCAACATAGTAGTCACAATCCTGCGACTCCCATCAgccagggagaaaaagaaagctttctccacctgctcctctcaCCTCATAGTCCTCTCTCTGATGTATGGCAGCTGTGTCTTTATATATGTGAAACCAAAGCAAACGAACAGGCTGGACTCCAACAGGGGGGCTGCCCTTGTGAACACGGTGGTGACCCCGCTGCTCAACCCTGTCATCTACACTCTGCGGAACAAGCTGGTCCACCGGGCTCTGAGGGAGACAATGTgcagaatgaaaatattaagaataaaataa
- the LOC113243068 gene encoding olfactory receptor 6C74-like, whose product MMLCKDMPMEMKNGTTVQEFILEGFPAIQHLGKILFLVHLLAYLASIAGNAVIVTITCADSRLHTPMYFFLSIFSFLECGVVSAVIPKLLVIFLLDRKIISFLACFIQAFVFLFLGAAGFLLIAVMSLDRYVAICKPLHYTTIMNPKTCFLLVTACFTSAFPLISGMVIKVSQLSFCGPHVIPHFFCDVGPLIHLSCSDSRSAEMLAFALALVILLTSLIITIIAYSNIVVTIVRLPSAREKQKAFSTCSSHLIVLSLMYGSCVFIYVKPKQRNRLDSNREAALVNTVVTPLLNPVIYTLRNKQVHQALRETMCRMKISR is encoded by the coding sequence ATGATGCTGTGCAAAGACATGCCCATGGAAATGAAGAATGGGACAACTGTCCAAGAATTCATCTTGGAGGGGTTTCCCGCTATCCAACACCTGGGAAAGATCCTCTTCCTGGTGCACCTGCTGGCGTACCTGGCATCCATTGCAGGAAATGCCGTCATAGTCACCATCACCTGTGCTGACTCCCGGCTCCACACACCtatgtactttttcctcagcATTTTCTCCTTCTTGGAGTGTGGTGTCGTAAGTGCTGTTATTCCTAAGTTGCTGGTCATCTTTCTTTTAGATAGgaaaatcatttcctttcttgcttGTTTCATACAagcctttgtctttttatttctgggAGCAGCAGGTTTCCTCCTCATAGCAGTGATGTCTCTGGATCGGTATGTGGCCATTTGCAAGCCTCTGCATTACACGACCATCATGAACCCGAAGACTTGCTTCCTCCTGGTCACTGCCTGCTTCACTTCAGCCTTCCCTCTCATCAGTGGTATGGTAATAAAGGTTTCCCAGTTATCCTTCTGTGGCCCCCATGtcatcccccactttttctgtgatgttGGCCCCCTGATTCATCTCTCCTGTTCTGACTCCAGGTCTGCTGAAATGTTGGCCTTTGCCCTCGCTTTGGTTATCCTTTTGACATCCCTTATCATAACCATCATTGCATACAGCAACATAGTAGTCACAATTGTGCGACTCCCATCAGCCAGGGAGAAACAGAAAGctttctccacctgctcctctcaCCTCATTGTCCTCTCTCTGATGTATGGCAgctgtgtgtttatatatgtgaaaCCAAAGCAAAGGAACAGGCTGGACTCCAACAGGGAGGCTGCCCTTGTGAACACGGTGGTGACCCCACTGCTCAACCCTGTCATCTACACTCTGCGGAACAAGCAGGTCCACCAGGCTCTGAGGGAGACAATGTGCAGAATGAaaatatcaagataa